The Raphanus sativus cultivar WK10039 chromosome 6, ASM80110v3, whole genome shotgun sequence sequence AGGGATGTCCTGAGACTGTGCTTTGTGAATATAAGAAGATGAAAGTTTCAGGTTATAGGCCGGATAAGATTACTTTTGTGACTGTGCTTAGTTCCTGTTCTGATTTAGCGATTAGAGGTCAAGGTCAGCAGATTCATGCGGAAGCTATTAAGATCGGGGCTAGCTCTGTTGTAGCTGTGGTGAGTTCGTTGATCAGCATGTATTCGAAATGCGGGTGTCTTGTGGATGCAGCTAGAGCTTTCTCAGAACGTGGAGATGAAGATGAAGTGATGTGGAGCTCGATGATCTCTGCTTATGGGTTTCATGGACAAGGGGAAGAGGCAATCAAGCTGTTTGATGCTATGGTGGAGGAGACAAAGATGGAGACAAACGAGGTTACGTTTCTTAACTTGCTTTACGCGTGTAGCCATTCCGGTTTGAAAGACAAAGGGCTTGAGTTGTTTGACACGATGGTTGATACATACGGGTTCAAGCCTAGTTTAAGGCACTACACTTGTGTGGTGGACTTACTCGCTCGAGCAGGGGATTTGGATCAAGCCGAGGCGAAAATAAGGTCAATGCCAATGAAAGCAGACACGGTTATATGGAAAACGTTGTTATCTGCGTGTAGCATACACAAAAACGCAGACATGGCGCAGAGAGTCTTTGAAGAGATTCTTAAGGTTGACCCTAATGACTCTTCTTGTTATGTTCTGCTCGCAAACGTTCACGCCTCAGGGAAGAGATGGCGTGACGTCTCAGAAGTGAGGAAGTCGATGAGAGATAAGAACGTGAAGAAAGAACCGGGAATCAGCTGGTTTGAACACAGAGGTGAAGTGTATAAATTTAAGATGGGAGATCGTTCTCAGTCTCAATCGAAAGAGATCTATGCGTACCTGAAAGAACTGACTCTAGAGATGAAGGCGAGAGGATACAAGCCTGATACGGCTTCGGTGTTGCATGATATGGATGATGAGGAGAAAGAATCAGACTTGGTGCAGCACAGCGAAAAGCTAGCGGTTGCGTATGCGCTCATGATATTGCCTGAAGGTGTACCCATTAGGATAATCAAGAACTTGCGGGTTTGCGGCGATTGCCATGTTGCTTTCAAGTATATATCGGTGATCAAACACCGAGAGATCACGTTAAGAGATGGTAGTAGATTCCATCATTTCGTTGACGGCAAGTGTTCTTGCGCTGATTATTGGTAACTTGGGGGTAGCATTAGGACAAAGGTTGTGATTTTAGTCACACGACTCAGATTCGCTACAGTGCTGATTAGCTTTGTGCTAATGTGCTGGACCGTGTGGTTCGTTGTCTACTTCACTAGGTGTACTCGTTGAACTCCACAAGTACCATGTTTTTAGTCACCTTAGAGGTTCCATACATCATTTGTAATTTAGAGATGTGCAATTGCTCCATTTGTAACCCTCATCGAAAGATTCGTTCATAATTATATTCAATActacactatatatatatcaaaacatttttttagcATGTGCGCTAGGCTTAGCCAAGCTTCAGGACATGGTGGTGACTTTACATGTGCTGTAAACTAAGAGTATTGTCATATAAGTATTTCTAGTGACCACTCGTTTATTTTCGCACCG is a genomic window containing:
- the LOC108807429 gene encoding pentatricopeptide repeat-containing protein At2g41080, whose product is MSHQASSFLRPLSSDSATAIAALCSNRNFREAFRRFGLNIFSNTSLFTPFIKSLSLTQSLPNANQLHSLLVVSGFSSDKFVCNHLMTLYSKLGAFPSAVALYDRMPKKHYMSSNILIGGYVRDGDLVGARKVFDEMPDRSKKVTTWNAMIAGLIQHECNEEGLRLFREMHELGFSPDEYTLGSVFSGCAGLRWVFVGMQVHGYLVKYGLELDSVVSSSLAHMYMRNGKLEDGQNVIRSMPVRTLVAWNTLIAGYAQEGCPETVLCEYKKMKVSGYRPDKITFVTVLSSCSDLAIRGQGQQIHAEAIKIGASSVVAVVSSLISMYSKCGCLVDAARAFSERGDEDEVMWSSMISAYGFHGQGEEAIKLFDAMVEETKMETNEVTFLNLLYACSHSGLKDKGLELFDTMVDTYGFKPSLRHYTCVVDLLARAGDLDQAEAKIRSMPMKADTVIWKTLLSACSIHKNADMAQRVFEEILKVDPNDSSCYVLLANVHASGKRWRDVSEVRKSMRDKNVKKEPGISWFEHRGEVYKFKMGDRSQSQSKEIYAYLKELTLEMKARGYKPDTASVLHDMDDEEKESDLVQHSEKLAVAYALMILPEGVPIRIIKNLRVCGDCHVAFKYISVIKHREITLRDGSRFHHFVDGKCSCADYW